One Agelaius phoeniceus isolate bAgePho1 chromosome 8, bAgePho1.hap1, whole genome shotgun sequence genomic region harbors:
- the NCF2 gene encoding neutrophil cytosol factor 2, protein MSLVETIRLWQEGVCAAGRKDWSAALDAFSAVQNPPAKICFNIGCIQLVLGKLAEAEEAFTRSIGCDKHLAVAYFQRGTVFYRSQNHGKAIEDFKEALAQLRGNQLIDYKILGLHYRLFACEILYNIALVYATTENWEKAEEHLTLAMSMKSEPQHNKIDRAMEAILKQKLYELVAIPAGKLFRPNEKQVAQLEKKDYLGKAMVVASVVDKDDFSGFAPLQPQTSGPPPRPKTPEILRALRGQPHRVMYEFIPETEEELQVLPGNIVFVLKKEKDNWATVMFNGKKGIVPCNFLEPVELQNKLHIQEEAPEEAEIPESPTRSAPERPRRLAPDYVPATVVQPRDTAKEAEPTVLKVHYKFTVALRVDRGHSYRELLELVCKKLELQPEHTELRYKPVEGQELVTLSAENVEAAWSQSKDNCLTVWCNGTEGEGFVPDSKPEESLQEATPGETGPKHVVAQYSYEATQPEDLEFQAGDMILVLSKVNEDWFEGKCKGRTGIFPSAFVQQPNNEHPEK, encoded by the exons ATGTCCCTGGTGGAGACGATCCGGCTGTGGCAAGAAGGGGTGTGTGCTGCGGGCAGGAAGGACTGGAGCGCTGCCCTGGATGCCTTCTCGGCCGTCCAGAACCCCCCTGCCAAAATCTGCTTTAACATCGGCTGCATCCAGCTTGTCCTGGGGAAGCTGGCGGAGGCGGAGGAG GCGTTCACCCGGAGCATTGGCTGCGACAAGCACCTGGCTGTGGCTTATTTCCAGCGGGGGACCGTGTTTTACCGGAGCCAGAA ccatGGAAAGGCCATTGAGGATTTCAAAGAGGCGCTGGCCCAGCTGCGAGGCAACCAGCTCATTGACTACAAGATCCTGGGGCTGCACTACCGGCTCTTTGCCTGCGAG ATTCTCTACAACATTGCACTGGTGTATGCCACAACAGAGAACTGGGAGAAGGCCGAGGAGCACCTGACCCTGGCCATGAGCATGAAGAGTGAGCCCCAGCACAACAAGATAGACAGGGCAATGGAAGCCATCCTG AAGCAGAAGCTCTATGAGCTGGTGGCCATTCCTGCAGGGAAGCTGTTCAGGCCAAATGAGAAGCAAGTGGCTCAGCTGGAGAAGAAGGACTACCTGGGAAAGGCAATG GTGGTGGCCTCTGTGGTGGACAAGGACGATTTTTCAGGATttgctcccctgcagccccag ACCTCTGGTCCTCCACCCAGGCCCAAGACCCCAGAAATCCTCAG GGCCCTCAGAGGGCAGCCACACCGTGTCATGTACGAGTTCATTCCCGAGAccgaggaggagctgcaggtccTGCCAGGAAACATTGTCTTTGTCCTGAAGAAAGAGAAGGACAATTGGGCTACAGTGATGTTCAATGGAAAG AAAGGGATTGTGCCCTGCAACTTCCTCGAGCCTGTGGAGCTCCAGAATAAGCTGCATATCCAG GAGGAAGCCCCTGAGGAAGCTGAGATCCCTGAGTCACCCACCCGCAGTGCGCCGGAGAGGCCGCGGCGGCTGGCGCCAG aCTACGTTCCTGCTACCGTGGTGCAGCCAAGAGACACAGCAAAG gaggctgaacCAACTGTCCTCAAGGTGCATTACAAATTCACAGTGGCCCTGAGAGTCGATCGAGGCCACTCCTacagggagctcctggagctggttTGCAagaagctggagctgcagcctgagcaCACGGAGCTGAG GTACAAGCCTGTGGAGGGCCAGGAGCTGGTGACTCTGAGTGCAGAGAACGTGGAGGCAGCCTGGAGCCAGAGCAAGGACAACTGCCTGACAGTCTGGTGCAATGGCACAGAG GGAGAGGGGTTTGTACCAGACAGCAAACCAGAGGAGTCACTGCAGGAGGCAACGCCTGGGGAGACGGGACCAAAGCACGTCGTAGCTCAGTACAGTTATGAAGCCACCCAACCTGAAGACCTGGAGTTTCAGGCAGGAGACATGATCCTTGTTTTATCCAAAG TGAATGAAGACTGGTTTGAAGGCAAGTGCAAGGGGAGGACAGGCATCTTCCCATCTGCATTTGTTCAACAGCCCAACAATGAACACCCAGAGAAGTGA